A genome region from Bradyrhizobium sp. WSM1417 includes the following:
- a CDS encoding DUF1330 domain-containing protein: MPAYVIFDVEIRDLQQYQSFMLGVKPALEAAGARYLTRGGAHKVYEGDWQPRRIVLLEFPSVAAWEAFYTGATYQGLKAVRDACSSARLVSVEGLD, translated from the coding sequence ATGCCGGCTTATGTGATTTTCGACGTCGAGATCAGGGATTTGCAGCAGTACCAAAGCTTCATGTTGGGCGTGAAGCCCGCCCTGGAGGCCGCTGGAGCCAGATATCTGACGCGAGGGGGCGCCCACAAGGTCTACGAGGGAGACTGGCAGCCCCGCAGGATCGTTCTGCTGGAATTCCCGTCCGTCGCCGCCTGGGAGGCGTTCTACACAGGCGCGACCTACCAGGGACTCAAAGCGGTCCGGGACGCTTGCAGTTCTGCCCGCCTGGTCAGCGTCGAGGGCCTCGACTAG
- a CDS encoding SDR family oxidoreductase encodes MRSVVVTGASTGIGWAIAKFLLGRGHRVFGSVRKQADADRLTGEFGANFTPLLFDVTDEAAVLAAARKVREALGGETLAGLVNNAGVAVAGPVLELSADDFRRQMDINVIGPVIATQAFGPLLGADPSLKGPKGRIVMISSVAGKNGNPLLAPYCTSKHAIEGLSESLRRELMLFGIDVIIVAPGAVKTPIWGKAEQIDLSVYQNSPYLPALNKVMAFMMKLGETGLPAERIAEVVFEALTAERPKVRYQITPDRMRHLMTAALPKRVVDRIIAKRLGLLPQG; translated from the coding sequence ATGCGATCCGTCGTCGTCACCGGCGCGTCCACCGGCATTGGCTGGGCCATTGCGAAGTTCCTGCTCGGGCGCGGCCATCGTGTTTTCGGTAGTGTCCGCAAGCAGGCCGATGCGGACCGGCTCACGGGTGAATTCGGTGCGAACTTCACGCCGCTGCTGTTCGACGTCACCGACGAGGCGGCGGTCCTCGCGGCTGCGCGAAAAGTCCGCGAGGCGCTGGGCGGCGAGACGCTGGCCGGTCTCGTCAACAACGCCGGCGTCGCGGTCGCCGGTCCCGTGCTCGAACTGTCGGCCGACGACTTCCGCCGGCAGATGGACATCAACGTCATCGGCCCGGTCATCGCGACGCAGGCTTTCGGGCCGCTGCTCGGCGCCGATCCGTCGCTGAAGGGGCCGAAGGGACGGATCGTGATGATCAGCTCGGTCGCAGGCAAGAACGGCAATCCGTTGTTGGCTCCATACTGCACTTCCAAGCATGCCATCGAAGGCTTATCGGAAAGCTTGCGGCGCGAATTGATGCTGTTCGGCATTGACGTCATCATCGTCGCCCCCGGCGCAGTCAAGACGCCGATCTGGGGCAAGGCCGAGCAGATCGATCTCTCGGTCTACCAGAACTCGCCTTATCTGCCGGCGCTGAACAAGGTCATGGCGTTCATGATGAAGCTCGGCGAGACCGGGCTGCCGGCCGAGCGGATCGCCGAGGTCGTTTTCGAGGCGCTCACCGCCGAGAGGCCCAAGGTTCGCTACCAGATCACGCCGGACCGGATGCGACATTTGATGACGGCCGCGCTGCCCAAGCGTGTGGTCGACCGTATCATCGCCAAGCGGCTCGGGCTGCTGCCGCAGGGCTGA